In Anaerolineales bacterium, one DNA window encodes the following:
- a CDS encoding STAS domain-containing protein — MDDFSISRIISGDVAVVTVAGRVDSFTAATLDAELAKIVQENKKLVLDLKDMAYLSSAGVRAIMRALQTAQRSGGGVKLARVPALVDEVLQTVGVMQILEAHPSVDEAVAAF, encoded by the coding sequence ATGGATGATTTTTCCATATCACGCATAATAAGCGGGGACGTGGCAGTTGTTACCGTTGCCGGCAGGGTGGACTCTTTCACTGCGGCGACCTTGGATGCGGAATTGGCAAAGATTGTGCAGGAGAACAAAAAACTGGTGCTTGACCTTAAGGACATGGCATATTTATCGTCTGCAGGCGTGCGCGCCATTATGAGGGCACTGCAGACCGCGCAAAGATCAGGCGGCGGTGTCAAACTGGCGCGCGTCCCCGCACTCGTGGATGAAGTCCTGCAAACCGTTGGAGTGATGCAAATACTGGAAGCCCATCCTTCTGTGGATGAGGCTGTTGCTGCTTTCTGA
- the ggt gene encoding gamma-glutamyltransferase yields MTNTTFTSRRSPVYSRRGIVATSQPLATAAGIEVLSKGGNAADAAVAAAAALNVTEPTSTGIGGDMFALYYDAGNRQVTALNGSGRASSALTLDRLKREGLLAESLPPFHPHTVTVPGACAGWCDLIEKHGSLGLTEILAPAIRLAAEGFPVAPLTSYFWARSADRQLKSALNGHEMTINGRAPKAGEIFRNPGLAKTFQVVAEKKAEGFYQDLIAESIVAVIKEAGGCMSPEDLASHVSTWESPISVDYRGLHVYECPPNGQGITALIALNILEGFDLAGLETLSTEKMHLMIEAMHLAFADAKWYVSDPAFSKIPIDELLSKGYAKERGKLIDLKRATIDSRRGAPVASSSTVYLSVVDGMGNACSFINSNYMGFGTGIVPKGWGFSLQNRGHNFNLDPNHPNVLAPGKRPYHTIIPAMVTYASDNSLYASYGVMGGFMQPQGHVQVLSALKDAGVDPQSALDLPRFCIDVEDSGGRVAIEEGMPKETTDALQKMGHPLYGVGGYERALFGRGQVILRDAESGVLCGGSDPRADGVAGTLA; encoded by the coding sequence ATGACCAACACTACTTTCACCTCCCGTCGTTCGCCCGTGTACAGCCGCCGCGGAATTGTTGCCACGTCTCAGCCGCTGGCAACGGCTGCGGGTATTGAAGTCCTTTCCAAAGGGGGCAATGCCGCGGATGCCGCCGTTGCCGCCGCCGCCGCACTGAATGTCACCGAGCCAACCTCCACGGGCATTGGCGGGGATATGTTCGCTTTATATTATGACGCGGGGAATCGGCAGGTGACCGCCTTAAATGGCTCGGGGCGCGCCTCGTCCGCGCTGACGCTTGATCGGCTAAAGCGTGAGGGACTCCTCGCTGAAAGTTTGCCGCCTTTCCACCCGCATACGGTCACTGTTCCCGGGGCATGTGCAGGCTGGTGTGACTTGATCGAGAAGCACGGCTCACTCGGCCTGACTGAAATCCTCGCGCCTGCGATTCGACTCGCGGCTGAAGGCTTTCCCGTCGCGCCGCTCACATCTTATTTTTGGGCGCGCAGTGCTGACAGGCAATTGAAGTCCGCGTTGAATGGGCATGAGATGACCATCAACGGGCGTGCGCCAAAGGCTGGCGAAATTTTCCGCAACCCGGGGCTGGCGAAAACATTCCAGGTTGTTGCCGAGAAAAAAGCCGAGGGGTTTTACCAGGATCTCATTGCTGAATCTATTGTCGCCGTGATCAAAGAGGCGGGCGGATGTATGTCACCTGAAGACCTCGCCTCGCATGTGTCTACGTGGGAGAGTCCCATCTCCGTTGATTATCGTGGTCTGCACGTGTACGAATGCCCACCCAACGGGCAGGGCATTACAGCGCTCATCGCGTTGAACATCCTCGAAGGGTTTGACCTCGCGGGGCTGGAGACACTCTCGACCGAAAAGATGCACCTGATGATCGAAGCCATGCACCTCGCCTTTGCGGATGCAAAATGGTATGTGTCTGACCCCGCGTTTTCAAAGATACCGATAGATGAGTTGCTGTCGAAAGGCTATGCGAAGGAACGCGGCAAGTTGATCGACCTGAAACGCGCAACGATAGATTCGCGGCGCGGCGCGCCTGTGGCGTCTTCGTCCACGGTGTATTTGAGCGTGGTGGATGGGATGGGCAATGCGTGTTCGTTCATCAATAGCAATTACATGGGCTTCGGCACGGGCATTGTGCCGAAGGGCTGGGGCTTCAGCCTCCAAAACCGCGGACATAACTTCAACCTCGACCCAAATCATCCCAACGTGCTCGCGCCCGGCAAGCGACCGTATCACACGATCATCCCGGCGATGGTGACATACGCTTCAGATAATTCGTTGTATGCGTCGTATGGCGTGATGGGCGGATTCATGCAGCCACAGGGACATGTGCAAGTCTTGTCCGCATTGAAGGATGCAGGGGTTGACCCACAGTCCGCGTTGGATCTTCCGCGTTTCTGCATTGACGTGGAAGATTCAGGCGGGCGGGTTGCAATTGAAGAGGGTATGCCGAAAGAAACAACGGACGCCCTGCAAAAGATGGGACATCCGTTGTATGGAGTTGGCGGATATGAACGCGCGTTGTTCGGGCGTGGTCAGGTGATTCTGCGTGATGCTGAATCGGGTGTGCTATGCGGCGGGAGTGACCCGAGAGCAGATGGAGTTGCCGGGACACTGGCATAA
- a CDS encoding sigma-70 family RNA polymerase sigma factor, whose translation MPEEQELLRRASRFDTKALAEIYDTYSPGVYRYSMRLIGDMSLAEDCVSETFARFLKSLQERHGPREHLQAYLYRIAHNWIADFYRKQEETSELSDAIRSEADVPEEEAAKHIRQTQVRKAIRELTPDQQQVISLKYLEEWSNEEIARALKKPVGAVKSIQHRALKSLQRLLEEKS comes from the coding sequence GTGCCTGAAGAGCAGGAACTGTTGCGGCGCGCATCCCGGTTTGATACCAAAGCCCTGGCGGAAATTTACGATACCTACAGCCCGGGCGTGTATCGCTATTCCATGCGTCTGATCGGCGACATGTCGCTGGCAGAAGACTGTGTTTCGGAAACGTTCGCGCGCTTTTTGAAATCTCTGCAGGAGCGGCACGGTCCGCGTGAACATTTGCAGGCCTATCTGTATCGCATCGCTCATAACTGGATCGCGGACTTCTATCGCAAGCAGGAAGAGACGTCAGAGTTGAGCGATGCAATTCGGAGCGAAGCAGATGTCCCTGAGGAAGAGGCGGCGAAGCATATCCGCCAAACGCAGGTGCGCAAGGCAATCCGTGAGTTGACGCCCGACCAGCAACAGGTCATCTCGTTGAAGTATTTGGAAGAATGGAGCAACGAAGAGATTGCGCGCGCGTTGAAAAAGCCGGTTGGCGCGGTCAAGTCCATTCAGCACCGCGCATTGAAAAGCCTGCAAAGATTGTTGGAAGAAAAGAGTTGA
- a CDS encoding DUF5667 domain-containing protein, producing MKDNHEVKKMIEARLDEIKAVPERDPQLAARGRALFLNQAVSASEFPRRTGWKFIFRKEQFAMNMLVSILVIAGLLFGGGATVNAAQDNLPNEPLYALKTWSEDISLQFQNDPQLKVDRLMELAEIRIQEMTQLTEDSQTPPDQVALRLEQHIHQALQICSTLDDATLGQTLLQIRDRLQEQDRIMQQLQIHATQDAQPILERTREMLQLRLQLVDGGLIDSEKFRNTVRNEFQYGQEEDQTPPAQNGNGQQNGEGEPQPGGNDIGGGSGPNLEPGGPSTTPGSGNDGSGGNGSGGSGSGGKNP from the coding sequence ATGAAAGATAATCACGAAGTCAAGAAGATGATCGAGGCGCGGCTTGACGAGATCAAGGCGGTTCCCGAACGCGACCCACAGCTTGCCGCGCGCGGACGCGCATTATTTTTAAACCAAGCAGTATCTGCAAGCGAGTTCCCGCGTCGTACAGGGTGGAAGTTCATATTCAGAAAGGAACAGTTTGCCATGAACATGTTAGTATCAATCCTTGTGATCGCAGGTCTGTTGTTCGGCGGCGGGGCGACCGTGAACGCAGCGCAGGATAACCTGCCAAATGAACCGCTCTATGCATTGAAAACATGGAGCGAGGATATCAGCCTGCAATTCCAGAATGACCCGCAATTAAAAGTGGATCGTTTAATGGAACTGGCGGAGATCCGCATTCAGGAAATGACCCAGTTAACGGAGGACAGCCAGACTCCGCCCGATCAGGTTGCACTGCGGCTTGAACAGCACATCCATCAGGCGCTTCAGATTTGCAGCACCCTCGATGATGCGACGCTCGGCCAGACGCTTCTGCAAATCCGCGACCGCTTGCAGGAACAGGACCGCATTATGCAGCAGCTGCAGATCCATGCAACACAGGATGCGCAGCCCATTCTCGAACGCACACGTGAAATGCTGCAACTCCGCCTGCAACTGGTGGATGGCGGGCTGATAGACTCTGAAAAGTTCCGCAACACGGTCCGCAACGAATTCCAGTATGGGCAGGAAGAAGACCAGACACCGCCTGCACAAAATGGAAACGGCCAGCAGAATGGTGAAGGCGAACCTCAACCCGGCGGCAACGACATTGGAGGCGGTTCAGGTCCAAACCTTGAGCCTGGCGGACCGAGCACAACGCCCGGATCGGGCAACGACGGCTCGGGGGGGAATGGATCTGGTGGAAGCGGTTCGGGTGGTAAGAACCCGTAA
- a CDS encoding isoprenylcysteine carboxylmethyltransferase family protein: protein MNLETIIRWLGGLTAFLTLVVLVYGIWRGTQQKAGRVTGGADRFLRSSLFYFLASAFFFGLAYVGWKPIPWGISSQARVWMLVIGSLLYFPGMAFLLWARLTLGKYYFVSTGLGAQLFADHQLVRTGPYAIMRHPMYVGLAFAACGALLIYFTWTTVYFAVFAPMLALRALREERALAAEFGERWREYCTQVPAFVLRLRK from the coding sequence ATGAACCTTGAAACCATCATCCGTTGGCTGGGCGGCCTGACTGCCTTCTTAACACTTGTCGTTTTGGTTTATGGAATCTGGCGCGGGACTCAACAAAAAGCAGGACGCGTCACAGGCGGCGCGGATCGCTTTCTGCGTTCGTCGTTGTTCTATTTTCTTGCCTCGGCATTTTTCTTTGGATTGGCTTATGTCGGGTGGAAACCCATCCCTTGGGGCATCTCTTCGCAAGCCCGCGTGTGGATGCTTGTAATCGGTTCGCTCTTATACTTCCCCGGCATGGCATTCCTGCTTTGGGCGCGGCTGACTCTTGGAAAATATTACTTCGTCTCCACTGGGTTGGGCGCGCAACTGTTCGCAGACCATCAACTGGTGAGGACAGGTCCGTATGCCATTATGCGCCACCCCATGTATGTGGGACTCGCCTTCGCTGCATGCGGTGCGCTGTTGATCTACTTCACATGGACGACGGTCTATTTTGCCGTCTTCGCACCCATGCTTGCCCTCCGCGCACTTCGAGAGGAGCGAGCACTTGCGGCAGAATTCGGTGAGCGGTGGCGGGAGTATTGCACGCAGGTTCCTGCATTCGTTCTGAGATTGAGAAAGTGA